The following are from one region of the Methanoculleus caldifontis genome:
- a CDS encoding dolichyl-phosphate beta-glucosyltransferase translates to MLNDTGNGGVSRGDCTLVIPAYNEEQRIQSLLLDLSGFSGDLIFVCDGTDATPAVIGAFAQAHPSLAIRCLTYPTRLGKGGGVVAGMRAATTRYVGYMDADGSTSLAEMERLFDRLAAADGVIGSRWLPDSVLPVRQGFRRRVESRLFNLLVRMLFGLGYCDTQCGAKAFRREALDKVLPAIRSTGFEFDVELLWRLRQRGCRVEEVPITWENRDESKVATTDAKKMLLGMVRLRFG, encoded by the coding sequence ATGCTGAACGATACCGGCAACGGCGGCGTGAGCCGGGGTGACTGCACCCTGGTGATCCCCGCATACAACGAAGAGCAGAGGATACAATCGCTCCTTCTCGACCTATCGGGCTTTTCCGGCGACCTCATCTTCGTCTGCGACGGGACCGACGCCACCCCCGCGGTCATCGGGGCGTTCGCACAGGCCCACCCGTCGCTCGCCATCCGGTGCCTGACCTATCCCACCCGTCTCGGGAAAGGGGGCGGGGTCGTCGCCGGGATGCGGGCCGCGACCACCCGCTACGTCGGTTACATGGACGCGGACGGCTCGACCTCCCTTGCGGAGATGGAACGCCTCTTCGACCGTCTCGCGGCCGCGGACGGGGTCATCGGGTCGCGCTGGCTCCCCGACTCCGTCCTCCCGGTGAGGCAGGGGTTCCGGCGCCGGGTGGAGAGCCGCCTCTTCAACCTCCTCGTGAGGATGCTCTTCGGGCTCGGCTACTGCGACACCCAGTGCGGCGCGAAGGCCTTCCGGCGGGAGGCGCTTGATAAGGTTCTTCCCGCCATCCGGTCGACCGGGTTCGAGTTCGACGTCGAGCTCCTCTGGCGGCTGCGGCAGAGGGGGTGCCGGGTGGAGGAGGTCCCGATCACCTGGGAGAACCGCGACGAGTCGAAGGTGGCGACGACGGACGCGAAGAAGATGCTTCTTGGCATGGTCCGGCTCCGGTTCGGGTGA
- a CDS encoding HD domain-containing protein, with amino-acid sequence MLEKTVFVQELRDGMQVDAPFVVEVADLKEKRDGGKYIQLTVSDRTGRGACKVWGTPDYAGQIEEFYRAIAVGEVYRIWGYAKVYNGSCEVNVNDGIACFEAPLLSAEFDPSLFVYAPVDCADIRQRLGRMIAKIEDPDIQSLVVRVIDDTPGFLEAPAAKHHHHAYMGGLAEHTLETAEIALSLAATICRAEMDTDVLLAGSLLHDVGKAACFRRKGFSFVALPDYTLVGHTALGAAALLRHADGVDPSRFAHILHILMAHHGQYGEIQPRTPEAWTVHFADNASATLRAACDDAADLAPGEGRQGARTGKAVYRF; translated from the coding sequence GTGCTTGAGAAGACGGTCTTCGTTCAGGAACTCAGGGACGGCATGCAGGTCGATGCGCCTTTCGTGGTGGAGGTTGCAGACCTGAAAGAGAAGCGGGACGGAGGCAAGTACATCCAGCTCACCGTCTCCGACCGGACGGGCCGGGGGGCCTGCAAGGTCTGGGGGACACCCGATTATGCAGGGCAGATCGAGGAGTTCTACCGCGCGATCGCGGTCGGCGAGGTCTACCGGATCTGGGGCTACGCGAAGGTCTACAACGGCTCCTGCGAGGTCAACGTCAACGACGGGATCGCCTGCTTCGAGGCCCCGCTGCTATCGGCCGAGTTCGACCCGTCGCTCTTCGTCTACGCGCCCGTGGACTGTGCCGATATCCGGCAGAGGCTGGGCCGCATGATCGCGAAGATCGAGGACCCCGATATCCAGTCCCTGGTGGTGAGGGTCATCGACGATACTCCCGGGTTCCTCGAAGCGCCCGCGGCCAAACACCACCACCACGCCTACATGGGGGGCCTTGCCGAACACACCCTCGAGACCGCGGAGATAGCGCTCTCCCTCGCCGCCACCATCTGCCGGGCGGAGATGGACACCGACGTCCTCCTCGCGGGCTCCCTCCTCCACGACGTCGGGAAGGCGGCCTGTTTCCGCCGCAAGGGATTCTCGTTCGTCGCGCTTCCCGATTACACGCTCGTCGGGCACACGGCGCTCGGCGCCGCGGCGCTCCTCCGGCACGCGGACGGCGTCGACCCCTCGCGATTCGCGCACATCCTCCATATCCTGATGGCGCACCACGGCCAGTACGGCGAGATCCAGCCCCGGACCCCGGAGGCCTGGACGGTCCACTTCGCCGACAACGCGAGCGCCACCCTCCGGGCAGCCTGCGACGACGCTGCGGACCTCGCGCCGGGCGAGGGAAGGCAGGGGGCACGGACCGGGAAGGCGGTCTACCGGTTCTGA
- a CDS encoding YHS domain-containing protein: MAVDPVCDMDVDEATAKFKSEYKGKTYYFCAPGCKKLFERDPEAYLKGE; this comes from the coding sequence GTGGCAGTTGATCCGGTATGCGATATGGACGTCGACGAGGCGACCGCGAAGTTCAAGAGCGAGTATAAGGGGAAGACTTACTACTTCTGCGCTCCGGGGTGCAAGAAGCTCTTCGAGCGGGACCCCGAGGCCTACCTGAAGGGGGAGTGA
- a CDS encoding heavy metal translocating P-type ATPase, producing the protein MPEERRKAELKISGMHCASCALNIEKALQGRDDVYEARVNLAAETATVEYDPTRATLADLERTVGDAGFEVVRNEVTVRVGGMVCASCAQVIEISLTDLEGVYEARVNLATENVRVVYNPALVTISDIRAAVEDAGYQYLGLEEEVSEDVEARMREEDLRDKFRRFAVGFAVSIPLFFYMLFGMPGMGALPVSVNLVMLVITLPVFVYVSAPIFKAAAAALRNRALTMDVMYAMGIGVAYGASLLGTFNIVLTPAFNFFETAVMLASFLTLGRYLEARAKGRTSDAIKKLIGLRPKTATVIRDGREVEVPIEDVVVGDVILVRPGEKVPVDGLVVGGESSVNEAMITGEPIPADKREGDGVVGGTLNVNGVLRVRAEKIGKDMVLSQIIRLVRDAQGSKPPVERIADVAVSYFIPVVLAIATVAFLVWYLVLDATLLFALTVLISILVVACPCALGLATPTAVTVGIGRGAELGVLIRNGEALEISEKLTAVIFDKTGTLTRGKPDVTDIVPAGMGEGRLLSLAAAVEKNSQHPLAEAVVRRAESAGVSVPASERFTTFGGRGVSAVVEGEEVLIGNQPFLDEYRIGVPPEAESRIAALQDEGKTAVLVAAAGRFAGILAIADTLKPTTKAAIADLKKIGLTVTMITGDNPRTANAIAREVGIEDVHAGVLPQEKAREVRALQERGEVVAFVGDGINDAPALAQADVGIAIGSGTDVAIESGDIVLIRDDLVDAVAAIELSRKVMSRIKQNLFWAFAYNSALIPLAAGVLYPFFGITFRPEFGALAMALSSVTVVSLSLLLKTYIPPVKRGMMSEVDARGS; encoded by the coding sequence ATGCCGGAGGAGAGACGAAAGGCGGAGCTGAAGATCTCCGGGATGCACTGCGCGTCCTGCGCTCTCAATATAGAGAAGGCCCTCCAGGGCCGGGACGACGTCTACGAGGCCCGGGTCAACCTCGCGGCCGAGACCGCCACCGTCGAGTACGACCCGACGCGGGCCACCCTCGCCGACCTCGAGCGGACTGTCGGCGACGCCGGATTCGAGGTCGTGAGGAACGAGGTCACCGTCAGAGTCGGCGGGATGGTCTGCGCCTCCTGCGCCCAGGTGATCGAGATCTCGCTCACCGATCTTGAGGGGGTCTACGAGGCCCGGGTCAACCTCGCGACCGAGAACGTCCGGGTCGTCTACAACCCCGCACTCGTCACGATCTCCGATATCCGGGCCGCCGTCGAGGATGCCGGCTACCAGTACCTGGGGCTCGAGGAGGAGGTCTCCGAGGACGTCGAGGCCCGGATGCGGGAGGAGGACCTCCGTGACAAGTTCCGGCGCTTCGCGGTCGGGTTTGCGGTCAGCATCCCCCTCTTCTTCTACATGCTCTTCGGGATGCCGGGGATGGGAGCACTCCCGGTCTCCGTGAACCTCGTCATGCTCGTCATCACTCTCCCGGTCTTTGTCTACGTCAGCGCCCCGATCTTCAAGGCGGCCGCGGCGGCGCTCCGGAACCGGGCGCTGACGATGGACGTCATGTACGCGATGGGGATCGGCGTCGCCTACGGGGCAAGCCTCCTCGGCACCTTCAATATCGTCCTCACCCCGGCCTTCAACTTCTTCGAGACCGCGGTGATGCTTGCCTCGTTCCTGACGCTCGGCCGCTACCTGGAGGCCCGGGCGAAGGGGAGGACGTCGGATGCCATCAAGAAACTGATCGGCCTGCGGCCGAAGACCGCGACGGTGATCCGCGACGGCCGGGAGGTCGAGGTCCCCATCGAGGACGTCGTCGTCGGCGACGTCATCCTGGTCCGGCCGGGGGAGAAGGTGCCGGTGGATGGCCTGGTCGTGGGCGGCGAGAGTTCCGTCAATGAAGCGATGATCACCGGCGAGCCCATCCCGGCCGATAAAAGGGAGGGCGACGGGGTCGTCGGCGGCACCCTGAACGTGAACGGCGTCCTCCGGGTCAGGGCCGAGAAGATCGGGAAGGACATGGTCCTCTCGCAGATCATCAGGCTCGTCCGGGACGCCCAGGGCTCGAAGCCTCCGGTGGAGCGGATTGCGGACGTCGCGGTCTCCTACTTCATCCCGGTCGTCCTCGCGATCGCCACCGTCGCCTTCCTCGTGTGGTACCTGGTCCTGGATGCCACGCTCCTCTTTGCGCTCACGGTCCTGATCTCGATCCTGGTCGTCGCCTGTCCCTGCGCGCTCGGTCTCGCTACCCCGACCGCCGTGACCGTCGGGATAGGGAGGGGCGCCGAACTCGGGGTGCTGATCCGGAACGGCGAGGCGCTTGAGATCTCCGAGAAGCTGACCGCGGTCATCTTCGACAAGACCGGGACGCTCACCCGGGGGAAGCCCGACGTCACCGATATCGTTCCGGCCGGGATGGGGGAGGGCCGGCTCCTGTCACTCGCGGCGGCGGTCGAGAAGAACTCCCAGCACCCGCTCGCGGAGGCGGTCGTCCGGCGGGCGGAGAGCGCCGGCGTCAGCGTCCCGGCATCGGAGCGGTTCACGACCTTCGGCGGCAGAGGGGTGAGCGCCGTGGTGGAGGGGGAGGAGGTCCTGATCGGGAACCAGCCCTTCCTCGACGAGTATCGCATCGGTGTCCCCCCCGAAGCGGAGAGCCGGATCGCCGCCCTCCAGGACGAGGGGAAGACCGCAGTGCTCGTCGCCGCCGCGGGCAGGTTCGCGGGCATCCTCGCCATCGCCGATACCCTCAAACCGACGACGAAGGCGGCCATTGCGGACCTCAAAAAGATAGGTCTTACGGTGACGATGATCACCGGCGACAACCCGCGGACGGCAAACGCCATCGCGCGGGAGGTCGGGATCGAGGACGTCCACGCCGGGGTGCTGCCGCAGGAAAAGGCACGGGAGGTCCGCGCTCTCCAGGAGCGGGGCGAGGTCGTGGCGTTCGTGGGCGACGGTATCAACGACGCCCCGGCGCTCGCGCAGGCGGACGTCGGGATCGCGATCGGGAGCGGGACCGACGTCGCGATCGAGAGCGGGGATATCGTCCTGATCCGCGACGACCTCGTCGACGCCGTCGCGGCCATCGAACTCTCCCGGAAGGTGATGAGCCGGATCAAGCAGAACCTCTTCTGGGCGTTCGCCTACAACTCGGCCCTCATCCCGCTCGCGGCAGGCGTGCTCTACCCCTTCTTCGGCATCACCTTCCGGCCGGAGTTTGGGGCGCTCGCGATGGCCCTCTCGTCGGTGACGGTCGTCTCGCTCTCGCTGCTGCTCAAGACATATATACCTCCGGTGAAGAGAGGGATGATGTCGGAGGTTGATGCACGTGGCAGTTGA
- a CDS encoding HEAT repeat domain-containing protein, with amino-acid sequence MQRRDLPIGESREEKRYDLERMTSGRDTGGLTEALQNSSDPVVRRNAALALGALGEWRAVDPLIRALADPVQGVREGAANALVMVGTPAVEPLIDLLERPGAAAYGLPREAPWEGLTQVDLLGGPEGIPLAKRRLRHTGGITQHDMLGGPEDLRGAGAGTSRDTEEEITQHDLLGGPADVGTRKSLRHRELAQHDLLGGPADAREHEALFPGARRAVVVPEGALPGMGIRRAYAAVILGEIADPRAEGPLGRALNDSDPAVRRAAEDGMARYRERRGAPTPVPPASR; translated from the coding sequence GTGCAGAGAAGGGATCTTCCGATAGGAGAATCACGAGAAGAGAAGCGATACGATCTTGAGCGCATGACGTCGGGGCGGGACACCGGCGGTCTGACCGAAGCGTTGCAGAACAGCAGCGATCCGGTCGTCCGCCGGAATGCCGCACTCGCCCTCGGCGCGCTCGGCGAATGGAGGGCGGTGGACCCACTCATCCGCGCGCTCGCCGACCCGGTCCAGGGTGTCCGGGAAGGGGCGGCGAACGCGCTCGTGATGGTCGGGACGCCGGCGGTCGAGCCGCTGATCGATCTCCTCGAGCGTCCCGGCGCCGCGGCGTACGGGCTGCCGCGGGAGGCGCCCTGGGAGGGGCTCACGCAGGTCGACCTGCTCGGAGGCCCCGAGGGCATACCGCTTGCAAAGAGGAGGCTCCGGCACACGGGGGGTATCACCCAGCACGACATGCTCGGCGGCCCGGAGGACCTCCGGGGAGCGGGAGCCGGGACGTCCCGCGATACGGAGGAGGAGATCACCCAGCACGACCTCCTCGGCGGGCCGGCGGATGTCGGGACGCGAAAGAGTCTCCGGCATCGCGAACTCGCGCAGCACGATCTCCTCGGGGGTCCGGCAGATGCGAGGGAGCACGAGGCCCTCTTCCCCGGAGCCCGGAGAGCGGTTGTCGTGCCGGAAGGCGCCCTCCCCGGCATGGGCATCCGCCGGGCATACGCCGCCGTCATCCTCGGCGAGATCGCCGACCCGCGGGCCGAGGGCCCTCTCGGCCGGGCGCTCAACGACAGCGACCCCGCCGTCCGGAGGGCGGCCGAGGACGGGATGGCGCGGTACCGTGAGAGACGGGGGGCACCGACGCCCGTTCCGCCGGCGTCCCGCTGA
- a CDS encoding HEAT repeat domain-containing protein, which yields MEQGGSSLAEQQGERRYNIDLLRAEKDADGLVEALGSGNGLTRQRAALALGDLGGPGAVEPLIRALGDPMTAVREAAADSLTMLGSAAVGPLVELLESPEASGRYEEPGAPGGAATVIGPGGRTWEVETRREIRRVYAAAILGEVGDPDAVQPLVRALGDASDDLRCQASGALAKLGNEVIGPLTEVLTGSDPEQRIVAAGVLGDTGDPAVVEPLINLLRDGNPDVRGAAGGALFRIGDAAVEPLIAATKDADRNVRLYAAGALKYIGNPRAIDALKDLARSGDAEEKSVAEDAMEKIRMVRGKAAPEPSAPTSR from the coding sequence TTGGAGCAAGGAGGAAGTTCTCTCGCGGAGCAGCAGGGCGAGAGGCGGTACAACATCGATCTTCTGCGGGCTGAGAAGGATGCGGACGGTCTGGTCGAGGCGCTCGGGAGCGGTAACGGGCTGACCCGCCAGCGGGCCGCCCTGGCTCTCGGAGACCTCGGCGGGCCGGGAGCGGTCGAGCCGCTCATTCGGGCGCTCGGCGACCCGATGACGGCGGTGCGGGAAGCGGCGGCAGACTCGCTCACCATGCTCGGGAGCGCAGCGGTCGGGCCGCTGGTCGAACTTCTCGAGAGCCCGGAGGCGTCGGGGAGGTACGAGGAGCCGGGAGCCCCCGGAGGCGCGGCGACTGTGATCGGGCCCGGCGGCCGGACCTGGGAGGTCGAGACGCGGAGGGAGATCCGGCGGGTTTACGCAGCCGCCATCCTCGGCGAGGTCGGCGATCCCGACGCGGTGCAGCCCCTCGTCCGGGCACTCGGAGACGCGAGCGACGACCTCCGGTGCCAGGCGTCCGGGGCGCTCGCGAAGCTCGGGAACGAGGTGATCGGGCCGCTCACGGAGGTGCTCACCGGATCGGATCCGGAGCAGCGGATCGTCGCGGCCGGCGTCCTCGGCGATACCGGCGACCCGGCCGTGGTGGAGCCGCTCATCAATCTGCTCCGCGACGGGAATCCGGATGTCCGGGGGGCGGCGGGGGGCGCCCTCTTCCGGATAGGCGACGCCGCGGTCGAGCCGCTGATCGCGGCGACGAAGGACGCCGACCGGAACGTCCGGCTCTACGCCGCGGGGGCGCTCAAGTACATCGGCAACCCGCGGGCGATCGATGCGCTCAAAGACCTCGCCCGGAGCGGGGATGCCGAGGAGAAGAGCGTCGCAGAGGACGCGATGGAGAAGATACGGATGGTCCGGGGCAAGGCCGCGCCGGAGCCCTCGGCGCCGACATCAAGGTGA
- the hisD gene encoding histidinol dehydrogenase gives MWQALDIETWLAGRRSDLDRVKGPVSEIVGRVRAEGDAALLDLTKKFDGIDLEEIAVSDEEREAAYDQVDAQLVESLVEAEARISRFHELQRGRDLWLQEMEPGVTLGVKTTPLSRIGAYVPGGRAAYPSTALMCTIPAKVAGVAEICCCTPPPTSPITLVALDIAGVDEIYRVGGAQAIAAMALGTETVPRVEKIVGPGNVYVTAAKMLLRDEAEIDFPAGPSEIAILADGTANPTFVAADILAQAEHDPNAACVLVTTDARIADAVGAEVKRMAAEAKRREIVAKALEHSGYIVAGDLDEAVATVDGIAPEHLSVQVADPLAVLNRIRNAGSIFVGPYAAVACGDYASGTNHVLPTAGYARLYSGLDVNHFCRRSTVQVITREGLEAIGDVVETIADAEGLHAHAESVRVRRRR, from the coding sequence ATGTGGCAGGCGCTGGATATCGAGACGTGGCTCGCCGGACGGCGGTCGGACCTCGACCGGGTGAAGGGACCGGTCTCTGAGATCGTCGGGAGGGTGCGGGCGGAGGGCGACGCGGCCCTCCTCGACCTGACGAAGAAGTTCGATGGGATCGATCTTGAGGAGATCGCCGTCTCCGACGAGGAGCGGGAGGCGGCCTACGATCAGGTGGACGCGCAACTGGTCGAGAGCCTGGTGGAGGCGGAAGCGCGGATCAGCCGGTTCCACGAGCTGCAGCGCGGGCGCGACCTCTGGCTGCAGGAGATGGAGCCGGGGGTCACCCTCGGCGTCAAGACGACGCCCTTATCCCGCATCGGCGCCTACGTCCCCGGCGGCCGGGCGGCATACCCCTCGACGGCGCTGATGTGCACGATCCCGGCGAAGGTCGCGGGCGTCGCGGAGATCTGCTGCTGCACCCCGCCGCCGACGAGCCCGATCACCCTCGTCGCGCTCGATATCGCCGGGGTCGACGAGATCTACCGGGTCGGCGGCGCCCAGGCGATCGCGGCGATGGCGCTCGGGACCGAGACGGTCCCGCGGGTCGAGAAGATCGTCGGGCCGGGGAACGTCTACGTCACCGCGGCGAAGATGCTTCTCCGGGACGAGGCCGAGATCGACTTTCCGGCGGGGCCGAGCGAGATCGCGATCCTCGCAGACGGGACGGCGAACCCGACCTTTGTCGCGGCCGATATCCTCGCGCAGGCCGAACACGACCCGAACGCCGCCTGCGTCCTGGTGACGACCGATGCAAGGATCGCGGATGCGGTCGGGGCCGAGGTGAAGCGGATGGCCGCGGAGGCGAAGCGCCGCGAGATCGTCGCAAAAGCGCTTGAGCACTCCGGCTACATCGTCGCCGGCGACCTCGACGAGGCCGTCGCGACCGTCGACGGGATCGCCCCCGAACACCTCTCGGTCCAGGTGGCCGACCCGCTTGCCGTCCTCAACCGGATACGGAACGCCGGATCGATCTTTGTCGGCCCCTACGCGGCGGTGGCCTGCGGTGACTACGCCTCGGGGACGAACCACGTCCTCCCGACGGCAGGATACGCCCGGCTCTACTCGGGCCTCGACGTGAACCACTTCTGCCGGCGCTCGACGGTCCAGGTGATCACGCGGGAAGGCCTTGAGGCGATCGGCGATGTGGTGGAGACGATCGCCGACGCGGAGGGGCTCCACGCCCACGCGGAGTCGGTGCGGGTGCGGAGAAGAAGATAA
- the wtpA gene encoding tungstate ABC transporter substrate-binding protein WtpA — protein sequence MKVLRLCALTCFLIVAAVLFSGCTTNTDSTPAGNVQVKVFHAGSLTGPFEKVKAAFEADHPGVTVLLEPAGSVDCIKKITENGKPADVLASADYYLIPEMMMPEDADWYLTFAKNRMVLTYSNESRYANEITAENWYEILARDGVRWGFADPNSDPCGYRTPMVIQLAEGHYGDDRIFETLVGANSKITVTEENGTSTIHAADPKPSGGKMVIRPKSVELVQMVQSGGLDYAWEYRSVAVQNDLRFIELPEEIDLSSVEFAETYASVRTEAKKGNGTTLYAGSPIVYGVTVPKIAQHPDLGIEFVEMLIGATGQEILTADGQPPIVPADGYGSVPAGLQPLVSMQA from the coding sequence ATGAAGGTACTCCGCCTATGTGCGCTCACATGTTTCCTCATCGTCGCCGCGGTCCTGTTCTCCGGCTGCACGACGAACACCGACTCGACACCCGCCGGGAACGTCCAGGTGAAGGTCTTCCATGCAGGAAGCCTGACCGGACCGTTTGAGAAGGTGAAAGCGGCGTTCGAGGCCGACCACCCCGGCGTCACCGTCCTCCTCGAGCCCGCCGGCAGCGTCGACTGCATCAAGAAGATCACCGAGAACGGCAAACCCGCCGACGTCCTCGCCTCCGCCGACTACTATCTCATCCCGGAGATGATGATGCCCGAGGACGCCGACTGGTACCTCACGTTCGCGAAGAACCGGATGGTCCTGACCTACTCGAACGAGAGCAGGTACGCAAATGAGATCACCGCCGAGAACTGGTATGAGATCCTCGCCCGCGACGGCGTCCGGTGGGGCTTTGCCGACCCGAACTCCGACCCCTGCGGCTACCGCACCCCGATGGTGATCCAGCTCGCCGAGGGCCACTACGGGGACGACCGGATCTTCGAGACCCTGGTCGGGGCGAATAGCAAGATCACGGTCACCGAGGAGAACGGCACCTCCACGATCCACGCAGCCGACCCGAAGCCCAGCGGCGGTAAGATGGTCATCCGGCCTAAGAGCGTCGAACTCGTCCAGATGGTCCAGTCCGGCGGACTCGACTACGCCTGGGAGTACAGGAGCGTCGCGGTCCAGAACGACCTCCGCTTCATCGAGCTCCCCGAAGAGATCGACCTCTCGTCGGTCGAGTTCGCGGAGACCTACGCGAGCGTCCGGACCGAGGCGAAGAAGGGCAACGGCACCACGCTCTACGCGGGCTCGCCGATCGTCTACGGCGTGACCGTCCCGAAGATCGCACAGCATCCCGACCTCGGCATCGAGTTCGTCGAGATGCTGATCGGCGCCACCGGCCAGGAGATCCTCACCGCCGACGGCCAGCCCCCGATCGTGCCTGCGGACGGTTACGGCAGCGTCCCGGCCGGCCTTCAGCCGCTCGTTTCGATGCAGGCCTGA
- a CDS encoding ABC transporter permease — protein sequence MKTETLSTDPLPAECGGDIRPATRWKGHRGRYVDWCTIGFCILGALLVGITVLAIASMASAELANPAHLIEVATSSAVIHAILLTFGAGANAVLLLVLFGTPLAYVLARARPSRFKGIVESIVDIPLILPHTVAGLLVYLLFMRRGWLGAPLSEIGLAFEDAYPGTVVAMLFVASPFYVNTVREGFEKVPVHLENVARTLGAGTFTTFRTVTLPLSLRHVYSGAVLAWGRAIGEFAGVVMIAYYPFIISTLIYYSFTTDGINTSRSIAFAVILISFGVFYLLRRMTRFMGRYDDRV from the coding sequence ATGAAGACTGAAACGCTCTCAACCGACCCCCTCCCGGCAGAGTGTGGCGGAGATATCCGCCCCGCCACCCGGTGGAAGGGGCACCGGGGACGCTACGTAGACTGGTGCACCATCGGGTTCTGCATCCTCGGTGCGCTGCTCGTCGGAATCACGGTGCTCGCGATCGCGAGCATGGCCTCGGCGGAGCTCGCGAACCCCGCCCACCTCATCGAGGTGGCGACATCGTCTGCGGTGATCCACGCGATCCTCCTCACGTTCGGTGCGGGAGCGAACGCCGTCCTCCTCCTCGTCCTCTTCGGGACCCCGCTCGCCTACGTCCTCGCCCGGGCGCGCCCCTCCCGGTTCAAAGGGATCGTCGAGAGCATCGTTGATATCCCCCTCATCCTGCCGCACACCGTGGCGGGCCTGCTCGTCTACCTCCTCTTCATGCGCAGGGGATGGCTCGGCGCCCCGCTCTCGGAGATCGGGCTCGCGTTCGAGGACGCCTACCCGGGGACGGTCGTCGCGATGCTCTTCGTCGCCTCGCCGTTCTACGTCAACACCGTCAGGGAGGGCTTCGAGAAAGTGCCGGTCCACCTGGAGAACGTCGCCCGCACGCTGGGTGCCGGGACCTTCACCACCTTCCGGACGGTCACGCTCCCCTTAAGCCTCCGGCACGTCTACAGCGGCGCCGTCCTCGCCTGGGGGAGGGCGATCGGGGAGTTCGCCGGCGTCGTCATGATCGCCTACTACCCGTTCATCATATCGACGCTGATCTACTACTCGTTCACGACGGACGGCATCAACACGAGCAGGAGCATCGCCTTTGCGGTCATCCTGATCAGTTTCGGGGTCTTCTACCTTCTCAGACGGATGACCCGGTTCATGGGGAGGTACGATGATCGCGTTTGA
- a CDS encoding ABC transporter ATP-binding protein: MIAFDRVSLNLGSFRLKDVSLTIGKGDYYFVVGPSGAGKTVLLEAIAGLHSPEHGRVLLRGEEITALPPERRGVALVYQDYSLFPNMTVSDNVSYGLRVRGMRKAEARSGVAGLLERFGIAHLADRYPGTLSGGEQQRVALARAVAVKPDILLLDEPLSALDPVTQEKFIEDLRRLHREEGLTIVQVSHSRREAHLLATRVAVIIDGALVDEGEAGVVLNAPKSREVASFVGVENILDGRVTANEDGLATVDAGGRTFEAVTEAAAGEKITLCIRADDVVIAVGGERRSSARNTMAGTVVSVAENGPVAEVKVDSGVVLTAVLTRRSVRDLALAPGTPVTLSVKATAIHVIRG; encoded by the coding sequence ATGATCGCGTTTGACCGGGTCTCGCTCAACTTAGGCTCGTTCCGCTTGAAGGACGTCAGCCTCACGATCGGTAAGGGCGACTACTACTTCGTCGTCGGACCGTCCGGTGCGGGAAAGACGGTCCTCCTCGAGGCGATCGCCGGCCTTCATTCGCCCGAGCACGGCCGCGTCCTCCTCCGGGGCGAGGAGATCACCGCGCTCCCGCCGGAGAGACGGGGGGTCGCCCTCGTCTACCAGGACTACTCGCTCTTCCCGAACATGACGGTCAGCGACAACGTCTCCTACGGCCTCCGGGTCAGGGGGATGCGGAAGGCGGAGGCCAGGAGTGGGGTCGCCGGCCTCCTCGAACGGTTCGGGATCGCCCATCTCGCTGACCGCTACCCGGGCACCCTCTCCGGCGGGGAGCAGCAGCGGGTGGCGCTCGCGAGGGCCGTCGCGGTGAAACCAGACATCCTCCTCCTCGACGAACCCCTCTCGGCCCTCGACCCGGTCACGCAGGAGAAGTTCATCGAGGACCTCCGGCGCCTCCACCGGGAGGAGGGGCTCACCATCGTCCAGGTGAGCCACTCGCGCCGGGAAGCCCACCTCCTCGCCACCCGGGTGGCGGTGATCATCGACGGGGCCCTCGTGGACGAAGGAGAGGCCGGCGTCGTGCTGAACGCGCCCAAGAGCCGCGAGGTCGCCTCGTTCGTCGGGGTCGAGAACATCCTCGACGGGAGAGTGACGGCAAACGAGGACGGGCTCGCGACAGTGGATGCCGGGGGACGGACGTTCGAGGCGGTGACGGAGGCAGCCGCGGGCGAGAAGATCACCCTCTGCATCCGGGCCGACGACGTCGTCATCGCCGTCGGTGGCGAACGCCGCTCCAGCGCCCGGAACACGATGGCCGGGACGGTCGTCTCGGTCGCAGAGAACGGCCCCGTCGCCGAGGTGAAGGTGGACAGCGGCGTCGTCCTGACCGCGGTCCTGACCCGGCGGTCGGTGCGCGACCTCGCGCTCGCGCCGGGCACCCCCGTGACCCTCTCGGTCAAGGCGACGGCGATCCACGTCATCCGCGGGTGA
- a CDS encoding SemiSWEET family sugar transporter, with amino-acid sequence MDTVTVLGLVAGSLTTLSFAPQVARAWRTGSTADLSLLMLVVFLAGVLLWLAYGVVRADPAIIAANAVTAALIGLLLSLKQKNG; translated from the coding sequence ATGGACACCGTCACCGTCCTCGGCCTCGTCGCCGGCTCGCTCACGACGCTCTCGTTCGCGCCGCAGGTCGCGAGAGCCTGGCGCACGGGCTCGACCGCCGACCTCTCGCTCCTGATGCTCGTCGTCTTCCTTGCCGGCGTCCTGCTCTGGCTCGCCTACGGCGTGGTGAGGGCGGACCCGGCCATCATCGCGGCGAACGCCGTCACGGCCGCTCTCATCGGCCTGCTCCTCTCGCTGAAACAAAAGAACGGGTGA